A stretch of the Flavobacterium sp. 5 genome encodes the following:
- the gcvH gene encoding glycine cleavage system protein GcvH — protein sequence MSIPANLKYTKDHEWVSLEGDIATVGITHFAQKELGDIVYVEVETLDQTLDKDEVFGTVEAVKTVSDLFLPLSGEIIAFNDTLESTPESVNADPYGDGWMIKIKISNPSEIEELLSSEAYKELIGA from the coding sequence ATGAGCATACCAGCAAATTTAAAGTACACAAAAGATCACGAATGGGTTAGTCTTGAAGGGGATATTGCTACCGTTGGAATTACGCATTTTGCACAAAAAGAATTAGGAGATATTGTATATGTTGAGGTAGAAACATTGGATCAAACTTTAGATAAAGATGAAGTTTTCGGTACTGTGGAAGCTGTAAAAACTGTATCTGATTTATTTCTTCCATTATCTGGAGAAATTATCGCTTTTAATGATACTTTAGAGAGTACTCCAGAAAGTGTAAATGCTGATCCTTACGGTGATGGGTGGATGATTAAAATAAAAATATCTAATCCTTCAGAAATTGAAGAATTGCTTTCAAGTGAAGCTTATAAAGAGCTTATCGGTGCCTAA
- the sprA gene encoding cell surface protein SprA produces MHKIYIFLLVFFCGFVSQAQVQEAVQDTIKKGYDVGEVQLANPQSILSAYTYDPVTDTYVYNSSIDDFNINYPIFLTPAEYEKLMLKESMNQYFGKKLDAIDGNKTGSDAAKKDLLPRYYIKSGLFESIFGSNTIDVKPTGSIEIDLGLLYTKQDNPAFSPRNRTNTSFDFNQRISMSLLGKVGTRLQVNANFDTQSTFAFQNLLKLEYTPAEDDIVRKIEVGNVSMPLNSTLIQGAQSLFGVKTELQFGKTTVTGVFSEQKSQAKSVTAQGGGTVQEFEMYGLDYDSDRHFFLSQYFRDKYDSSLKNYPFIDSRVQITRLEVWITNKQNRVNTTSNNLRNIIALQDLGEGELADSAGNPIIGKQNEVVVLNPIPPDFFVDQSGQKKSYPSDNKNNKYDPALIKINGGYLNEGIREIVTASSGFTIPGGTNVVEGQDYSKLENARKLLPNEYSFNTQLGYISLQQKLGNDEILAVAYQYSIGDKVYQVGEFGNDGVEATVVGGDQPSNKTVISQTLILKMLKSSLTDVNDPVWNLMMKNVYQIQGAYQLIQDDFRLNILYKNPSPLNYITPVLGTTFPPNPSPENTVENTTLLRVLNVDKLNYNNDPQTGGDGFFDFIPGMTVDTQNGRLIFTTKEPFGELIFNKLKTDDPTEDYNNVATYNDNQKKYVNPYMYNGTQAKAIQYPELNKFLLRGKYKAVGGEGISIGAFNVPIGSVKVTAAGRVLVEGVDYSVNYQLGKLQILDPSLQASSTPIEISLENNSVFGQQTRRFFGVNVDHLISENFMVGATFLNMKEKPFTQKSSYGQESVNNSIFGLHGNFSSQVPFFTRLVNKLPNIDTDVPSAISVSGEFAYLMPNASDGDKFQGESTIYVDDFESSQSSIDLRSPYAWSLSSTPTTEGAAKPPAYDFNGALDKLDYGFKRAKLSWYSIDPVFYTSKPSGISNDDLSTNATRRVYSEELYPLTDIVQGQSLVVSTLDLSYYPKERGPYNNNLNVSDTPSGNFGGIVRSLSSTNFEQSNVEYIQFWVMDPYVGTGKTSNTNSGKIYFNLGEISEDVLKDNRKVYENGFGSDQVLVSPPPVWGNAPASQSLIYAFDNNEGNRTNQDIGLDGLASKDEAKVYNNYGSDPDPAGDDYLYYLNTTGDILDRYKNYNGLENNSTVNIDSPNRGSSTLPDVEDVNRDNTMNTINAYYEYSIDIKPEMQVGQNYISDVRNTVVTLPNGSSTEARWLQFKIPISQPQNTIGEISDFRSIRFMRMFMTNFTDQVTMRFGALDLIRGEWRRYANSLDTDDTNVADDAVVFETSSVNIEENSSRCPINYVSPPSVQREQLYNNNTVINQDEQSLSMRISGGGLRPLETKSSESSRGAFKNFNVDMRQYKKLKMFLHAESLPDEIALKDDQMIAFLRIGADYSTDFYQIEIPLKVTTASSSGDKNCPPISADLVWPSDNEIDLSLELLTNLKLKYLKRDIQKPLPADGIYYLDDIEGDVNADGDTKLHLGIKGNPNLGMIRNIMLGLKSNEPHQDIKGEVWFNELRLADMDNKGGIAALLNVDTNFADLATVSFTGNIKNFGFGTIEQGPNERSREDIQQYNVVTNINLGRFLPKKWGVNLPFNYSVGEEIIKPEYDPFYEDIKLKQVLDDADSESERKAKLNQAMDYTKRKSINLIGVRKDRSPTKKPMPYDVENFTFSQYYNEVQRHDFEVEKNIDQQSRTTLDYAFAFQPKPVEPFQKTKFMKKSSYWKFLSDLNFNYLPSNITFSTNVVRQSNEQQFRQVEDIGIGFEPLYRRNFGFNYQYGFNFNLTKSLKINYTAASRNLVKNYLDEFNDPIDNITIWDGYLDTGTPNFHMQQFVLNYEIPFNKIPVLGFIKANYSYTGDFSWQKSSEALSEVLVGGVSYNLGNTVQNAKSSIFNTTFNMETLYKYIGIGKGSTNSKPKPVAPPKPGEKVVRTDPLKKINQNQFVDGLKGILTSIKTVQLTFTENQGTVLPGYTPGVGFFGSAKPTLGFVFGSQSDVRFEAAKNGWLTSYQEFNQNYTTVKNQIFKGSVNLELIPDLKIDLLADRSYSENFSEQYDVSSNGLYNSRSPYTYGIFSISTVLIGTSFSTSNETRSSAFDKFRENRLIVANRLAVEKGIDITNPVNLDAKGFPLGYSSSSQAVLLPSFLAAYSGSSASNVSFDIFKSFPVPNWAIKYNGLMRYEFFKKTFKRFSLQQNYRASYTVNSFRSNFNYTEKPGGKDDSGNFYSPIIMSNVTLVEQFNPLVRVDFELKNSFKVLTQINKDRALSMSFDNNLLTEVHGIEYVVGLGYRIKDVTFSSKLADNPTGIIKSDINIKADLTYRDNQTIVRYLDYDNNQLGGGQNIWTLNTTADYSLSKNLTIIFYYNHSFSKPVISTSFPLTNISSGFTFRYNFGN; encoded by the coding sequence ATGCATAAGATCTACATTTTTTTGCTGGTATTTTTTTGTGGCTTTGTGTCTCAGGCTCAAGTACAAGAGGCTGTTCAAGATACTATAAAAAAAGGATATGATGTTGGTGAGGTTCAATTAGCAAATCCTCAAAGCATATTGTCTGCCTATACCTATGATCCAGTTACTGATACTTATGTTTATAATAGTTCAATAGACGATTTTAATATCAATTATCCAATATTTTTAACTCCTGCTGAGTATGAAAAATTGATGTTAAAAGAATCAATGAATCAATATTTTGGTAAAAAATTAGACGCTATTGATGGAAATAAAACAGGAAGTGATGCTGCCAAAAAAGATTTATTACCTCGATATTATATAAAATCTGGGCTTTTTGAATCTATTTTTGGAAGTAATACTATAGATGTAAAACCTACAGGGTCTATTGAAATAGATCTAGGATTGTTGTATACTAAACAAGATAATCCAGCATTTTCACCTCGAAATCGTACCAATACTTCATTCGATTTTAATCAACGAATAAGTATGAGTTTACTTGGAAAAGTTGGGACTAGACTTCAGGTTAATGCTAATTTTGATACTCAGTCTACTTTTGCTTTTCAAAATTTATTGAAATTAGAATATACTCCAGCCGAGGATGATATTGTTCGAAAAATTGAAGTTGGAAATGTAAGTATGCCTTTAAATAGTACCTTGATTCAAGGTGCTCAAAGTTTATTTGGAGTAAAAACCGAATTACAATTTGGTAAAACTACCGTGACAGGAGTTTTCTCCGAACAAAAATCACAAGCCAAAAGTGTGACTGCACAAGGTGGCGGTACTGTACAGGAATTTGAAATGTATGGTTTAGATTATGATAGTGACAGGCACTTTTTCTTGTCGCAATATTTTAGAGATAAATATGATTCCTCTTTAAAAAACTACCCTTTTATTGATTCAAGAGTTCAAATCACAAGGTTGGAAGTTTGGATTACTAATAAGCAAAATAGGGTAAATACAACTAGTAATAATTTAAGAAATATTATTGCATTACAAGATTTAGGTGAAGGCGAGCTAGCAGACTCAGCAGGAAATCCAATAATTGGTAAGCAAAATGAGGTAGTTGTATTAAACCCTATTCCGCCAGATTTTTTTGTTGACCAATCAGGTCAAAAGAAATCGTATCCTTCAGATAATAAAAACAACAAATATGATCCAGCTTTAATTAAGATTAATGGGGGGTATTTGAATGAAGGAATTAGGGAAATCGTAACGGCTAGTTCTGGATTTACAATACCTGGTGGTACTAACGTTGTTGAAGGACAAGATTATTCAAAATTAGAAAATGCCAGAAAGTTATTGCCTAATGAATATAGTTTTAATACTCAATTAGGGTATATTTCCCTGCAACAAAAATTGGGGAATGATGAGATTTTGGCTGTAGCGTATCAGTATTCTATTGGAGACAAAGTCTATCAAGTTGGAGAGTTTGGAAATGATGGGGTTGAAGCAACTGTTGTTGGTGGGGATCAGCCGTCTAATAAAACGGTTATTTCTCAAACTTTAATTTTAAAAATGTTAAAAAGTAGTTTAACAGATGTGAATGATCCAGTTTGGAATTTGATGATGAAAAATGTTTATCAAATTCAGGGAGCATATCAACTTATTCAAGATGATTTTAGATTGAATATATTATATAAAAATCCATCACCATTAAATTATATAACTCCTGTTCTTGGAACTACATTTCCACCAAATCCATCACCTGAAAACACAGTTGAAAACACCACTTTGTTAAGAGTTCTTAACGTAGATAAGTTGAATTATAATAATGATCCACAAACTGGAGGAGATGGTTTTTTTGATTTCATTCCAGGAATGACTGTTGATACTCAAAATGGAAGATTGATTTTTACCACCAAGGAACCTTTTGGAGAATTGATATTTAATAAGTTGAAAACTGATGATCCTACAGAGGATTATAATAATGTGGCAACATATAATGATAATCAAAAAAAATATGTAAATCCTTACATGTACAATGGTACGCAGGCAAAGGCAATCCAGTACCCAGAGTTAAATAAATTTCTTTTACGCGGAAAATATAAAGCAGTTGGTGGGGAGGGGATTTCTATTGGTGCTTTCAATGTTCCTATTGGTTCGGTAAAAGTTACTGCAGCGGGTAGAGTTTTGGTCGAAGGGGTAGATTATAGTGTCAATTATCAATTAGGTAAACTCCAAATTCTAGATCCTTCTTTGCAAGCATCAAGTACACCAATTGAAATTTCATTAGAAAATAACTCAGTGTTTGGTCAACAAACCAGAAGATTTTTTGGGGTGAATGTAGATCATCTAATCTCTGAAAATTTTATGGTTGGAGCTACTTTCTTGAATATGAAAGAAAAACCATTTACTCAAAAATCAAGTTATGGACAAGAATCGGTTAATAATAGTATCTTTGGATTACATGGTAATTTCTCTTCACAAGTTCCATTTTTTACTCGTTTAGTTAATAAGTTGCCAAATATCGATACAGATGTTCCTTCTGCGATTTCAGTAAGCGGAGAGTTTGCTTATTTAATGCCCAATGCTTCTGATGGTGATAAGTTTCAAGGAGAATCTACTATTTATGTTGATGATTTTGAAAGCTCCCAATCATCAATAGATTTGCGTTCACCTTATGCGTGGAGTTTGTCTTCTACACCAACCACTGAAGGAGCTGCGAAACCACCTGCTTATGATTTTAATGGTGCCTTAGACAAGTTGGACTATGGTTTTAAAAGAGCGAAATTATCTTGGTATTCTATTGATCCAGTTTTTTATACTTCAAAACCATCAGGAATTTCTAATGATGATTTGTCTACGAATGCAACAAGAAGGGTTTATAGTGAAGAGTTATATCCTTTAACAGATATTGTTCAAGGACAATCTCTTGTTGTAAGCACTTTGGATTTGAGCTATTATCCAAAAGAGCGTGGTCCATATAACAATAATTTAAATGTTTCGGATACGCCTAGTGGGAATTTTGGAGGGATTGTTAGATCATTAAGTTCAACAAATTTTGAGCAAAGCAACGTAGAGTATATTCAATTTTGGGTTATGGATCCTTATGTAGGAACGGGGAAGACATCAAACACTAATTCAGGTAAAATTTATTTCAATCTTGGAGAAATCTCAGAAGATGTTTTGAAAGATAATAGAAAAGTATACGAAAATGGTTTTGGATCGGATCAAGTTTTAGTAAGCCCACCGCCAGTTTGGGGTAATGCACCAGCATCACAATCATTAATTTATGCATTTGATAATAATGAGGGTAATCGTACTAATCAGGATATTGGTTTAGATGGACTTGCGTCAAAAGATGAAGCTAAAGTATATAATAATTATGGATCTGATCCTGATCCTGCTGGGGATGATTATCTGTATTATCTTAATACTACGGGAGATATTTTGGATCGATATAAAAACTATAATGGTTTAGAAAATAACTCTACAGTTAATATCGATTCTCCTAACAGGGGTTCTTCAACACTTCCAGATGTTGAAGATGTAAATAGGGATAATACCATGAATACTATTAATGCTTATTATGAATATAGTATTGATATAAAACCAGAAATGCAGGTCGGTCAAAACTATATTTCGGATGTGCGTAATACGGTAGTTACTTTGCCAAACGGTTCTTCAACGGAAGCAAGATGGCTTCAGTTTAAAATTCCTATTTCTCAACCACAAAATACTATTGGTGAAATTTCAGATTTCAGATCCATTAGGTTTATGAGAATGTTCATGACCAACTTTACCGATCAGGTTACCATGCGTTTTGGTGCTTTAGATTTAATACGTGGAGAATGGCGACGTTATGCAAATTCATTGGATACTGATGATACAAATGTTGCTGATGATGCAGTTGTTTTTGAAACATCTTCGGTTAATATTGAAGAAAATTCTAGTAGATGTCCTATCAATTATGTAAGTCCTCCAAGTGTTCAAAGAGAACAATTGTACAATAATAATACAGTTATCAATCAGGATGAGCAATCCTTGTCAATGAGAATTTCCGGGGGTGGTTTAAGACCATTGGAAACTAAGTCTTCAGAAAGTAGTCGTGGCGCCTTCAAAAATTTTAATGTAGATATGCGTCAGTATAAAAAACTGAAAATGTTTTTACACGCCGAATCTTTACCGGATGAAATAGCATTAAAAGATGATCAAATGATTGCTTTTTTGCGTATCGGAGCCGATTATTCTACGGATTTTTATCAAATAGAAATCCCTTTAAAAGTAACAACTGCTTCTTCTTCTGGTGATAAAAATTGTCCTCCAATTAGTGCTGATTTAGTTTGGCCATCAGACAATGAAATAGATTTGTCCCTAGAGTTATTGACGAATTTAAAACTAAAATATTTAAAAAGAGACATACAAAAACCTTTGCCCGCAGACGGAATTTATTATTTGGATGATATAGAAGGGGATGTAAATGCAGATGGGGATACTAAATTGCATTTAGGAATAAAAGGAAATCCAAATTTAGGTATGATTCGAAATATTATGCTTGGACTTAAAAGTAATGAACCCCATCAAGATATTAAGGGTGAGGTTTGGTTCAATGAGCTTCGTTTAGCAGATATGGACAATAAAGGAGGGATTGCGGCTTTGTTAAATGTAGATACTAATTTTGCAGATTTAGCTACGGTATCATTTACTGGTAATATAAAGAATTTTGGTTTTGGAACAATCGAACAAGGTCCAAATGAAAGAAGTAGAGAAGATATTCAACAGTATAATGTGGTAACCAATATTAATTTGGGGAGATTTCTGCCTAAGAAATGGGGTGTCAATTTACCATTTAATTATTCAGTAGGAGAAGAAATCATTAAGCCAGAATATGATCCGTTTTATGAAGATATTAAGTTAAAGCAAGTTTTGGATGATGCTGATTCTGAATCTGAAAGAAAAGCTAAATTGAATCAAGCCATGGATTATACCAAACGCAAAAGTATCAATTTAATAGGTGTGCGAAAAGATCGAAGTCCAACGAAGAAACCGATGCCTTATGATGTTGAAAATTTTACTTTTTCGCAATATTATAATGAGGTGCAGCGCCATGATTTTGAAGTAGAAAAAAATATTGATCAGCAATCCAGAACAACATTGGATTATGCTTTTGCATTTCAGCCAAAACCAGTAGAACCTTTTCAAAAAACTAAGTTCATGAAGAAAAGTTCTTATTGGAAGTTTTTAAGCGATCTTAATTTTAATTATTTGCCTTCTAATATTACTTTTAGTACCAACGTAGTTAGACAAAGTAATGAACAACAATTTAGACAAGTTGAGGATATTGGTATTGGTTTTGAACCTTTATACAGAAGAAACTTTGGGTTTAATTACCAATACGGATTTAACTTTAATTTAACGAAATCCTTAAAAATAAATTATACTGCGGCTTCAAGGAATTTAGTAAAAAACTACTTGGATGAGTTTAATGATCCTATTGATAATATAACTATTTGGGATGGTTACTTAGATACGGGAACACCTAATTTCCACATGCAGCAATTTGTTTTAAATTATGAAATTCCATTTAATAAAATCCCTGTTTTAGGTTTTATCAAGGCGAATTATTCTTATACTGGAGATTTTAGTTGGCAAAAATCTTCAGAGGCTTTGAGTGAAGTTCTTGTTGGCGGAGTGTCTTATAATTTAGGGAATACAGTACAAAATGCTAAATCAAGTATTTTTAATACGACCTTCAATATGGAAACCCTATATAAATATATAGGCATTGGAAAAGGTTCAACGAATAGTAAACCTAAGCCTGTTGCTCCTCCAAAACCAGGCGAAAAGGTTGTGAGAACAGATCCATTAAAAAAGATTAACCAAAATCAATTTGTTGACGGTTTAAAAGGAATTTTAACAAGTATAAAAACTGTTCAGCTAACATTTACTGAAAACCAAGGAACTGTTTTACCAGGGTATACACCAGGTGTTGGTTTTTTTGGATCTGCAAAACCAACTTTAGGATTTGTTTTTGGTAGTCAGAGTGACGTACGATTTGAGGCTGCCAAAAATGGTTGGTTAACCTCGTATCAAGAATTTAATCAAAACTATACAACGGTTAAAAATCAAATATTTAAAGGGTCTGTTAATTTGGAATTAATTCCTGATCTTAAAATTGATTTGTTAGCGGATCGTTCCTATTCTGAAAATTTTTCAGAACAATATGACGTTTCATCAAATGGTCTATATAATTCTAGATCACCTTATACTTATGGTATATTTTCGATTTCGACGGTACTAATTGGAACTTCATTTTCAACTAGTAATGAGACTAGATCTTCTGCTTTTGATAAGTTTAGGGAAAATAGACTTATTGTTGCAAATAGACTTGCAGTAGAAAAAGGAATTGATATTACTAATCCAGTTAATCTTGATGCCAAAGGCTTCCCTCTTGGGTATTCGAGTTCAAGTCAGGCGGTTTTATTACCTTCGTTTTTAGCAGCTTATTCAGGAAGCAGTGCTAGTAATGTTTCTTTTGATATATTTAAAAGTTTCCCAGTTCCCAATTGGGCAATTAAATACAATGGATTAATGCGTTATGAATTTTTCAAAAAGACCTTCAAGCGATTTTCTTTGCAGCAAAATTATAGGGCCTCATATACAGTTAATTCATTTAGATCGAACTTTAATTATACGGAAAAGCCAGGTGGTAAGGATGATAGCGGTAATTTTTATAGTCCGATTATTATGTCAAACGTGACTTTGGTTGAACAATTTAATCCGCTTGTGCGTGTAGATTTTGAATTAAAAAACTCTTTTAAAGTATTAACTCAGATAAATAAAGACAGAGCTTTATCTATGAGTTTTGATAATAATTTATTGACGGAAGTACATGGAATTGAGTACGTAGTTGGATTAGGATATAGAATAAAAGATGTTACTTTTTCATCAAAACTTGCCGATAATCCAACAGGTATTATAAAAAGTGATATTAATATAAAAGCCGATTTGACGTATAGAGATAATCAAACTATTGTGAGGTATTTAGATTATGATAATAATCAACTAGGTGGAGGCCAAAATATATGGACCTTGAATACTACTGCTGATTATTCTTTAAGTAAAAACCTGACGATAATTTTTTATTACAATCACTCTTTTTCTAAGCCCGTTATTTCGACTTCATTTCCTTTAACGAATATTAGCTCAGGATTTACTTTCCGATATAATTTTGGAAATTAA
- the ruvA gene encoding Holliday junction branch migration protein RuvA: MIAHLQGKLVEKNPTEVVIDCSGVGYHVNISLHTYSLLPNTDFIKLFTYLQIKEDAHVLFGFVEKSEREIFKMLLSVSGIGAGIARTMLSSLEPKQIINAIASGDVVTIQKIKGIGTKTAQRVIIDLKEKVLKLYDLDEVSISLSNTNKDEALSALEVLGFVRKTSEKIIEKIIKEDPEATVETIIKKALKNL, from the coding sequence ATGATAGCACATTTGCAAGGAAAATTAGTTGAAAAAAACCCTACAGAAGTCGTGATCGACTGTAGTGGTGTTGGTTATCATGTAAATATTTCTTTGCACACTTATTCTTTATTACCTAATACTGATTTTATAAAACTCTTTACATATCTTCAAATAAAAGAAGATGCGCATGTTTTGTTTGGTTTTGTTGAAAAATCTGAAAGAGAGATTTTTAAAATGTTATTGTCGGTATCTGGTATTGGTGCCGGTATTGCTCGTACCATGCTTTCCTCTTTGGAACCTAAACAGATTATTAATGCAATTGCCTCCGGAGATGTTGTAACTATTCAGAAAATAAAAGGAATCGGTACTAAAACAGCACAAAGAGTAATTATTGATTTAAAGGAAAAAGTGTTAAAGTTATACGATTTAGATGAAGTTTCAATCTCACTGAGCAATACAAATAAAGATGAAGCGTTATCTGCTCTAGAAGTTCTTGGTTTTGTTAGGAAAACTTCAGAAAAAATTATTGAAAAAATTATTAAAGAGGATCCAGAGGCTACTGTGGAAACTATAATCAAAAAAGCTTTAAAAAATTTATAA